One segment of Thermosynechococcus sp. HN-54 DNA contains the following:
- a CDS encoding Uma2 family endonuclease: MTLEYSVKLPPLENGDRLTRAEFERRYAAMPHLKKAELIEGIVYVASPVRVSHSQAHAEIMTWLGCYRAATSGVLVYDNPTVRLDGDNEPQPDAVLRLENGGNSRISEDGYIEGAPELVVEIAASSAAYDLHDKLRVYRRNGVQEYLVWCTYDRQIYWFSLEAGEYQPLTADAEGMIRSRQFPGLWLDPEALLAHDLGTVLRVLQAGIATPEHQAFVQIFTKT, encoded by the coding sequence ATGACACTGGAGTATTCCGTCAAACTGCCCCCCCTCGAAAATGGCGATCGCCTGACACGAGCGGAATTCGAGCGGCGCTACGCGGCCATGCCCCACTTGAAAAAAGCAGAACTGATTGAGGGAATTGTTTACGTGGCTTCACCCGTTCGTGTCAGTCACAGTCAAGCCCATGCCGAGATCATGACGTGGCTGGGTTGTTACAGAGCAGCAACTTCGGGTGTTCTTGTGTATGACAATCCAACGGTTCGCCTAGATGGCGATAATGAACCGCAGCCCGATGCCGTTCTCCGCCTTGAAAACGGGGGTAACTCCCGCATTAGTGAGGATGGTTATATCGAGGGGGCACCGGAACTCGTGGTTGAGATTGCCGCCAGCAGTGCCGCCTACGACCTACACGATAAGCTCAGGGTGTACCGCCGCAATGGCGTTCAGGAATATCTCGTCTGGTGTACCTACGATCGCCAGATTTACTGGTTCTCACTTGAAGCAGGAGAATACCAGCCACTCACTGCTGATGCTGAGGGGATGATTCGCAGTCGCCAATTCCCCGGACTTTGGCTCGACCCTGAGGCATTACTCGCCCATGATCTCGGTACTGTCTTGCGAGTGTTGCAAGCGGGTATTGCCACCCCTGAACATCAGGCCTTTGTGCAAATCTTCAC